One genomic region from Reichenbachiella ulvae encodes:
- the serA gene encoding phosphoglycerate dehydrogenase: MTESKVANFVIDFDSTFTQVEALDVLCTLVFQDEEEKAVALKEIERITNLAMGGDLSFRESLESRLAILKANRKHIPLLIESLRPLVSKSFRRNKNFLAENSDSVYILSNGFKEFIYPIVKEYGIKEEHVFANTFEFDDEGNITGFDKDNILSRSGGKPALIESLKLEGEIFVIGDGYNDYEIRKEGKANRFYAFTENVERKNVMDFADHIAPSLDEILYHNNMKGALSYPKNRIKILLLENIHSRGVKIVEEEGYQVEVHPAGLSEDELCEKIKDVSILGIRSKTQVTKRVLEHANRLMSIGAFCIGTNQIDLKECTKRGITVFNAPYSNTRSVVELAIGEMIMLIRNLPDKIASMHQGKWDKSAKNSFEVRGKKLGIIGYGNIGKQLSVLAEAMGLQVYYYDIDERLAIGNAIKCTSLNEMLGEVDIVSLHVDGRDSNTNIIGKEQFDAMKEGIIFMNLSRGHVVDIPELKKAIESGKITGCAVDVFPEEPYSNAHEFISELKGLPNTILTPHIGGSTLEAQENIAEFVPNKIISYINSGSTTNSVNFPNLTLPKLQDAHRFIHIHHNKPGIMAEINNILASHNINVMGQYLKTNETVGYVITDIDTDYNKDVIKVMKKIEGTIRFRVLY, translated from the coding sequence ATGACGGAATCAAAGGTAGCCAACTTTGTCATAGATTTTGACAGTACATTTACTCAAGTGGAAGCCTTGGATGTGCTTTGTACCCTTGTCTTTCAAGATGAAGAAGAAAAGGCTGTGGCGCTCAAGGAAATAGAAAGAATCACCAACCTGGCCATGGGTGGAGATCTATCCTTCAGAGAGTCTCTTGAAAGCCGATTAGCTATCCTAAAAGCAAATAGAAAACATATCCCTCTGTTGATCGAAAGTCTCAGACCATTGGTCTCTAAGTCTTTTCGTCGCAACAAGAATTTTTTAGCTGAGAATTCTGACAGTGTCTATATTCTTTCGAATGGATTTAAAGAGTTCATCTATCCCATCGTAAAAGAATATGGAATCAAAGAAGAGCATGTTTTTGCCAATACTTTTGAGTTTGACGATGAAGGGAATATTACCGGCTTTGACAAAGACAATATTCTATCGCGCAGCGGTGGCAAACCAGCATTGATTGAGTCGCTGAAGCTAGAAGGAGAAATTTTTGTAATTGGAGATGGTTACAACGATTATGAAATAAGAAAGGAAGGAAAAGCCAATCGCTTTTATGCCTTCACCGAAAATGTAGAAAGAAAAAATGTGATGGATTTTGCTGACCACATCGCTCCATCACTTGACGAAATATTATATCATAACAATATGAAAGGAGCACTCTCATACCCTAAGAACAGAATTAAAATCTTACTTCTTGAAAACATACATAGTAGAGGAGTCAAAATTGTAGAGGAAGAAGGATATCAAGTTGAGGTTCATCCTGCTGGACTCTCAGAGGACGAACTTTGTGAAAAAATCAAAGATGTTTCTATTCTTGGGATTAGGTCCAAAACTCAAGTAACGAAAAGAGTGTTGGAGCATGCCAATCGATTGATGTCTATTGGGGCTTTTTGTATAGGCACTAACCAGATCGATCTGAAAGAATGTACCAAAAGAGGAATTACTGTTTTCAATGCTCCTTATAGCAACACCCGCTCTGTGGTCGAGTTGGCTATTGGAGAGATGATCATGTTGATCAGAAACCTGCCTGATAAAATTGCTAGCATGCATCAAGGCAAATGGGACAAATCGGCAAAAAACAGTTTTGAGGTAAGAGGAAAGAAATTGGGTATCATCGGCTATGGCAATATTGGTAAGCAATTATCTGTATTGGCAGAGGCTATGGGACTTCAGGTATACTACTATGATATCGACGAAAGATTAGCCATTGGTAATGCCATCAAATGTACCAGCTTGAATGAAATGCTAGGTGAAGTGGACATTGTTTCTCTTCATGTAGACGGAAGAGATAGCAACACCAACATCATCGGTAAGGAGCAATTTGACGCGATGAAAGAAGGCATCATCTTCATGAACCTATCTAGAGGTCATGTTGTGGATATCCCGGAACTTAAGAAAGCCATAGAATCAGGTAAAATTACCGGATGTGCAGTGGATGTATTCCCTGAAGAACCATACAGTAATGCACACGAGTTCATATCTGAGCTGAAAGGGCTGCCAAATACCATTTTGACTCCTCATATTGGAGGTAGTACTTTGGAGGCTCAAGAAAACATTGCTGAGTTCGTACCGAACAAGATCATTAGCTACATCAATTCAGGTTCGACGACCAACAGTGTCAACTTCCCGAATTTAACGTTGCCTAAGTTACAGGATGCGCATCGATTCATTCACATCCACCACAACAAGCCAGGCATCATGGCTGAGATCAACAATATTTTGGCCTCACACAACATCAACGTGATGGGACAATACTTGAAGACAAATGAAACAGTCGGCTATGTGATCACTGACATTGACACAGATTACAACAAGGACGTAATCAAAGTGATGAAAAAAATAGAGGGTACGATTCGATTCAGAGTACTGTACTAA
- a CDS encoding cation:proton antiporter → MGILDLITLLIFLAAVFTLINITLLKLPSTIGLMAIALASSVVIVLFGLVTPSILSGAEHIIQEFDFKEVLLNVMLNFLLFAGALSVDLTRLLEEKVPVIILATAGTLMSTFLVGGIMFYAFPLMGVEVDLIYCLLFGALISPTDPIAVLSLVKKVGLAKRLEIKIAGESLFNDGVGVVIFLTILGIAQGGGEHGGEITPLSVAGLFATEVFGGLFLGAVFGFLGFKLLNYIDNDHVELEVLVTLTLVMVGGRLAELIHVSAPLGMVVMGLFIGNQGRSDHLANATGEYVYKFWHLLDEALNAILFILIGLEFIVITQTFQDEYMIIMPVAILVVLFARFLGVSIPITIMKAMGKKFERKTIMILTWGGLRGGISVALALSLSDAIPAKDVIVTATYAVVVFSILVQGLTIEKIMK, encoded by the coding sequence ATGGGCATACTGGATCTAATAACCTTATTGATTTTTTTAGCGGCAGTCTTTACACTTATCAATATCACACTTTTAAAATTACCCTCTACCATCGGGCTGATGGCAATTGCATTGGCATCATCGGTAGTTATCGTACTTTTTGGGTTAGTGACACCCTCGATACTTAGTGGTGCAGAGCATATTATACAAGAGTTTGATTTTAAGGAAGTTCTCTTGAATGTGATGCTTAATTTCTTGCTATTTGCTGGAGCACTGTCTGTAGACCTTACTCGTTTGTTAGAGGAAAAAGTACCTGTAATTATTTTGGCCACTGCGGGTACTTTGATGTCGACCTTCTTAGTGGGTGGGATTATGTTTTATGCTTTCCCATTGATGGGGGTAGAGGTTGACTTAATATATTGTTTGTTGTTTGGTGCGTTGATTTCACCAACCGATCCAATTGCGGTACTGTCTCTTGTAAAGAAAGTAGGTTTGGCCAAAAGACTTGAAATCAAAATAGCGGGAGAATCCTTGTTTAACGACGGGGTTGGAGTAGTTATTTTCTTGACGATTCTGGGTATTGCTCAGGGTGGTGGAGAGCATGGGGGAGAAATTACTCCTTTGAGTGTAGCTGGGCTATTTGCCACTGAGGTTTTTGGAGGGTTGTTTCTGGGAGCTGTTTTTGGTTTCCTTGGATTTAAACTGTTGAATTATATAGATAATGACCATGTAGAATTAGAAGTTCTTGTGACTTTGACTCTGGTGATGGTGGGAGGAAGATTGGCCGAGCTTATTCATGTATCCGCTCCATTGGGAATGGTGGTAATGGGTCTATTTATTGGTAATCAAGGACGTAGCGATCATTTGGCTAATGCTACTGGTGAATACGTTTACAAATTCTGGCACCTTTTAGACGAAGCGCTTAATGCTATCCTTTTCATATTGATAGGGTTGGAGTTCATTGTCATCACCCAGACTTTTCAGGATGAATACATGATTATCATGCCCGTGGCTATATTAGTTGTGTTGTTTGCTAGATTTTTGGGTGTATCTATTCCAATTACCATCATGAAAGCGATGGGGAAAAAGTTTGAGAGAAAAACAATTATGATTTTGACATGGGGTGGACTAAGAGGCGGTATATCCGTAGCGTTGGCCCTTTCTTTGTCAGATGCTATACCCGCCAAGGATGTTATTGTAACCGCTACCTATGCCGTTGTGGTCTTTTCTATCCTGGTTCAAGGTCTGACTATTGAAAAAATTATGAAATAG
- a CDS encoding GOLPH3/VPS74 family protein, with protein sequence MKLSLAEGLMLIALDDEEGRLLAAAEHSIDHGILAIVILELSLIKRIAFEGGKIVVKDTTGTGNKVLDSVLKAIGGGGETVPATVTRLVKSFDQIQDDVIELLVQRGILKVESTKLLWIPVSERMDNANYAFEQEIRDTLKAVVKSGKKPTPAIVILMSIIHNCGILEEVFKEQDELIDAVKVAKDIASAGFVDPGTKEVLEGLKPHFSQL encoded by the coding sequence ATGAAATTAAGTTTAGCAGAAGGTTTAATGCTGATTGCTTTGGATGACGAGGAAGGGAGACTTTTGGCGGCAGCAGAGCATTCAATAGATCATGGTATTTTAGCTATCGTTATTCTAGAACTTTCACTAATTAAAAGAATTGCTTTTGAAGGTGGAAAGATTGTAGTGAAGGATACAACTGGGACTGGTAACAAGGTTTTGGATAGCGTATTGAAAGCGATAGGTGGGGGAGGTGAAACTGTTCCTGCTACTGTGACCAGGTTGGTTAAAAGTTTCGACCAAATTCAGGATGATGTCATCGAGCTATTGGTTCAAAGAGGTATTCTAAAAGTAGAATCTACCAAATTGCTTTGGATCCCGGTATCTGAAAGAATGGATAATGCAAATTATGCGTTTGAGCAAGAGATTAGAGATACATTGAAAGCTGTAGTAAAGAGTGGTAAGAAACCTACTCCGGCTATTGTGATTCTGATGTCCATTATTCACAATTGTGGGATACTAGAGGAAGTATTCAAAGAGCAAGATGAATTAATTGATGCTGTTAAAGTGGCTAAAGATATTGCTTCAGCAGGATTTGTAGATCCAGGAACTAAAGAAGTTTTAGAAGGGTTAAAACCACACTTCAGTCAACTTTGA
- a CDS encoding potassium channel family protein has translation MLNSSEQQKVNRFIFGILIGALIYFVLITLLIRFEQDSTQSSITNYHQAVWYTVVTLTTVGYGDIYPNTIYGRVIGYVFVLLSVGIYGLLIGQITNLVTTIKQNKMLGYNGTVFEDHVVMIGWSDFGQLVTEQLIGASKQVAIVTNKRSDIDLIYEKYNKKEVFTLYADFENFEALKKVNIEKSSVVFVNLTDDTEKLVFILNIKKIFDRLEFVVTLENANLKNTFINAGVTNAISPHEISSKILASYMFEPDVAAYTEDIMSFAHTPTDYDIKQFLVTYDNPFLNKTYNQAFEGIKSKFNGVLIGMVKRNMTGTRLLIKNPHKEYKIELGDYLIIIVNGSSFDVIQKAFNVQEGYFKERR, from the coding sequence ATGCTCAATTCTTCAGAACAACAAAAGGTCAACAGGTTTATTTTTGGCATCCTAATAGGTGCTCTGATTTACTTTGTTTTGATTACTCTTTTGATTCGTTTTGAACAGGACAGTACTCAATCTAGTATCACCAATTATCATCAAGCGGTTTGGTACACCGTGGTGACTTTGACCACAGTGGGGTATGGAGACATCTATCCCAACACCATATATGGTAGGGTGATTGGCTATGTCTTTGTGTTATTGAGTGTAGGTATTTATGGTTTATTGATAGGACAAATCACTAACCTTGTAACAACAATTAAACAGAATAAAATGCTAGGCTACAACGGAACTGTATTTGAAGATCATGTGGTGATGATTGGCTGGAGTGATTTTGGGCAACTGGTCACTGAACAGTTGATTGGTGCCAGCAAACAGGTCGCTATTGTCACCAATAAGAGAAGTGACATTGACTTGATCTATGAAAAATACAACAAGAAGGAAGTATTTACGCTTTATGCTGATTTCGAGAATTTTGAAGCACTGAAAAAAGTAAACATTGAAAAGTCATCTGTAGTATTTGTCAACCTTACCGATGACACAGAAAAGTTGGTTTTCATTCTTAATATTAAAAAAATATTCGATCGATTAGAATTCGTCGTAACTTTAGAAAATGCGAATCTGAAGAACACTTTTATCAATGCGGGTGTAACCAATGCTATTTCACCTCATGAAATTTCGTCTAAAATATTAGCGAGTTACATGTTCGAGCCAGATGTAGCTGCTTATACTGAGGATATCATGTCATTTGCGCATACGCCTACGGACTATGACATCAAACAATTCCTTGTAACCTATGACAACCCCTTTTTGAATAAAACCTACAATCAAGCCTTTGAGGGAATCAAATCCAAATTCAATGGCGTTCTGATTGGAATGGTCAAAAGGAACATGACAGGAACACGTTTGCTTATTAAAAACCCACACAAGGAATACAAAATAGAGCTCGGAGATTATCTAATCATCATAGTCAATGGAAGTTCGTTCGATGTAATCCAAAAAGCATTCAATGTCCAGGAAGGGTACTTTAAAGAAAGGAGATAA
- a CDS encoding hybrid sensor histidine kinase/response regulator transcription factor, which translates to MDNRQGRFLSSLENAQEYLDLVEKHQLDSNKVANVEAYKGINYYYLDEYGLSADAFLKAIKYFKEVGDSRRLAICYHRLADTYSELQDYDKAIAFIKNSIETSKKSPENNQTTATRYVSLASYLIYDNQLNQAQIFLDSAQSLYRGIPTPLFYRRYGNLEEKRGNEKKAINYAKKAVNLCFENNETLVNTIEALHALAHLNKKYGYPQENIELLEGFLQEYALQKSYYPRLTELEDFLFDAYTETGKYKKAITLRSSFEYLHDSIQSLETAKQVGITEIRSNAAKQEAEFELLKKQDELHQQTIKAQNTLLFSALIIILLVLGVTVIIYRASKLNKKLSDQNKAQAERLIQLDAAKSRFFANISHDLRTPMTLIMGGIQKVLENENIYLDSKSEKQLSIGLKNGERIIHLTNEINELIKLEDGQMQITCQYVDINQLLSLFVEMFSSMAEIKGVHLAYSYNEIQGGTIVSIDPHHFEKVLFNLITNGLKHTQADQSVTVSLSKVEDDLCISILDTGEGIPKENVPYIFDRYYQAPDTTFKTQEGFGIGLALVKEIIDKHGAKISVESRQGHGTEFRILLKQEQAKPEEIVPLSRLDYSYEKREIFKDIDEVEADSKTAISIDSLKNRTSKIAKQTILLVEDHPEVREYIYDIISDYYTVITAPNGKKALQMLENEHVDLIITDLMMPWFDGFELLEELKNSEHLRKIPALVLSARTSEQDKERVLNNGVNDFLGKPFKTKELLQRIENLLNKTSWNNTDPSALFINSQETMNEVENTILFKVEQLILERMQDPELSVTEIADKICISERKLYRMLKKMKETTPFEYIKEIRLQQAHRLVQNNQVHSASELARLVGMKNVSNFNKQYKKRFGKNPSDFFQKV; encoded by the coding sequence GTGGACAACCGTCAGGGAAGATTTCTTAGCTCCCTTGAAAATGCCCAGGAATATCTCGATTTGGTTGAAAAACACCAATTGGACTCCAATAAAGTAGCGAATGTAGAAGCTTACAAAGGCATTAACTACTACTACTTAGATGAATATGGTTTATCAGCAGATGCATTTCTTAAAGCCATCAAATATTTTAAGGAAGTGGGAGACAGCAGGCGATTGGCTATTTGCTACCACAGATTAGCGGATACTTATAGTGAACTGCAAGACTATGATAAAGCCATAGCGTTTATTAAAAATTCGATTGAAACATCAAAAAAATCACCAGAAAACAATCAAACAACGGCTACAAGATATGTAAGCTTGGCTAGCTACTTGATTTATGACAATCAACTTAACCAGGCACAAATTTTTCTGGATAGTGCTCAGTCCCTTTATAGAGGAATACCAACTCCGCTTTTTTACAGACGTTATGGCAACTTAGAAGAGAAAAGAGGCAATGAAAAAAAAGCCATAAACTACGCCAAAAAAGCTGTTAACCTTTGTTTTGAAAACAATGAGACATTGGTTAATACAATAGAAGCATTGCATGCATTGGCTCATTTAAATAAAAAGTATGGTTATCCTCAAGAAAACATAGAGTTACTAGAGGGCTTTCTTCAAGAGTATGCTCTTCAAAAAAGCTATTACCCCCGCCTGACAGAATTGGAAGACTTCCTTTTCGATGCTTACACCGAGACCGGTAAGTACAAAAAGGCAATCACTCTAAGGAGCAGCTTTGAATATCTCCATGACTCTATCCAATCATTGGAGACCGCCAAGCAAGTTGGAATCACTGAAATCCGATCAAATGCCGCCAAACAAGAAGCAGAATTCGAATTACTCAAAAAACAAGATGAACTACATCAGCAAACCATCAAGGCTCAAAACACTCTTTTGTTTTCTGCATTGATAATCATTTTGCTGGTGCTTGGAGTCACTGTAATCATTTATCGCGCATCTAAACTGAACAAGAAATTATCTGATCAGAATAAGGCACAAGCCGAGCGTTTGATTCAGCTTGATGCGGCCAAATCGAGGTTCTTTGCGAATATCTCCCACGACCTCAGAACTCCAATGACCTTGATTATGGGCGGCATTCAGAAAGTGCTGGAAAATGAAAATATTTATTTAGACTCCAAATCTGAAAAACAACTAAGCATTGGATTAAAGAATGGAGAAAGGATCATACATCTGACAAATGAAATCAATGAACTGATCAAATTGGAGGATGGACAAATGCAGATTACCTGCCAATATGTTGACATCAATCAACTCCTTAGTCTTTTTGTAGAAATGTTCAGCTCAATGGCCGAAATCAAAGGGGTACATTTAGCCTATAGTTACAACGAGATCCAGGGAGGAACCATAGTCAGTATTGATCCTCACCACTTCGAAAAAGTTCTATTCAACCTAATTACAAATGGGCTGAAACATACCCAAGCGGATCAATCTGTAACTGTAAGTCTCAGCAAAGTGGAAGATGACCTCTGTATTTCAATTCTTGATACCGGAGAGGGAATACCAAAGGAAAACGTGCCTTACATATTTGATAGGTACTACCAGGCGCCTGACACTACATTTAAGACACAAGAAGGTTTCGGAATTGGATTGGCACTAGTGAAAGAAATAATTGATAAGCATGGAGCAAAAATATCCGTAGAGAGCCGACAGGGTCATGGAACTGAGTTTCGAATCCTATTGAAACAGGAACAGGCCAAACCTGAGGAAATCGTACCATTGAGTCGACTTGACTATAGTTACGAAAAAAGAGAAATCTTCAAAGATATCGATGAGGTTGAGGCCGATTCCAAAACTGCCATTTCCATTGATAGCTTGAAAAATCGGACCAGTAAGATTGCTAAGCAAACCATCTTGTTGGTTGAGGATCACCCTGAGGTTCGCGAATATATCTATGACATCATATCAGATTATTACACAGTTATCACTGCACCTAATGGCAAAAAGGCATTGCAGATGCTGGAGAATGAACATGTAGACCTCATTATCACTGACTTGATGATGCCATGGTTCGATGGATTTGAGCTCTTGGAGGAATTGAAGAATAGCGAACACCTAAGAAAAATACCTGCTCTTGTTCTCTCCGCAAGAACATCAGAGCAAGACAAAGAAAGGGTGCTTAACAATGGAGTTAATGATTTTCTGGGCAAGCCCTTTAAAACCAAGGAACTATTGCAAAGGATCGAAAATCTGCTTAATAAAACTAGCTGGAATAACACTGACCCCTCTGCCCTATTCATCAACAGTCAGGAAACGATGAATGAGGTGGAAAATACCATTCTATTTAAGGTGGAGCAACTCATATTGGAGCGCATGCAAGATCCTGAACTCAGTGTGACCGAAATAGCTGATAAAATATGTATCAGTGAAAGAAAGCTATACCGAATGTTGAAAAAGATGAAGGAAACGACCCCCTTCGAATACATCAAAGAAATCAGACTACAGCAGGCTCATCGCCTGGTTCAGAACAATCAGGTTCATTCGGCCAGCGAATTGGCGAGACTTGTTGGGATGAAGAATGTGAGCAACTTTAACAAGCAATACAAGAAGAGATTCGGTAAAAACCCGTCAGATTTTTTCCAAAAAGTCTAA
- a CDS encoding thioredoxin-like domain-containing protein, with protein MMRVIVAVIVLSFSIPTFSRAQEDSYTIDITVEGLEDSVAYLGYHFGTKKYLQDTSVVSKGGKVSFQGNKDLKTGVYFLYTPKFYMELIVDEQDFELMTNREDIYGKMDVKNSVNNVQFRDFQKLMIAHQKEIKLLTESLDSSSVQADSLAVFEQMKSLNERNMEERDSLKSAYGDTFVAQLLELMGLNPQFQFSSDSLSVEQKKTEYSDFKKAYFSGVDFSSEGVLRTPIFDAKVNEFLDKVTVQNPDSVIASIDYLLTSAEPNEEMYRYLLVTTFQKYQNHKIMGMDKVFVHLADEYYLKGKAPWAGDEMMEELKKEMVFHRDNQIGNKAPQIYMQDTTGVTTSLYDINEDFIILYFYSPTCGHCKKKTPVLKEVYEEMDGMAEVVAVCTDTDEAEWKKFIKDLDLNWLNYADLGYRSNFRVQYNVRSTPVLYILDKDKTIIAKKLDVEQVKGFIEEQKRRASI; from the coding sequence ATGATGAGAGTAATTGTTGCAGTAATAGTTTTAAGTTTTTCTATTCCTACCTTCAGCAGGGCTCAAGAAGATAGCTATACTATAGATATAACGGTTGAGGGGTTAGAGGACAGTGTGGCCTACTTGGGGTATCATTTTGGAACGAAAAAGTATCTTCAGGACACCTCTGTGGTAAGTAAGGGAGGAAAGGTCAGTTTTCAAGGTAATAAGGATCTGAAGACAGGAGTCTACTTTTTGTATACGCCTAAATTCTACATGGAATTAATAGTGGATGAACAGGATTTTGAGTTGATGACCAATCGAGAGGATATTTATGGCAAAATGGACGTGAAAAACTCGGTGAATAACGTGCAATTCAGAGATTTTCAAAAGTTGATGATTGCCCATCAGAAGGAAATCAAGTTGCTAACGGAGAGTTTAGATTCTAGTTCTGTTCAGGCAGATTCACTAGCGGTTTTTGAGCAGATGAAGTCACTCAATGAGAGAAACATGGAGGAAAGAGATAGTCTGAAATCAGCTTATGGTGACACTTTCGTTGCTCAATTACTAGAACTTATGGGGCTCAATCCTCAATTTCAGTTTTCTTCTGATAGCCTTTCAGTTGAGCAAAAAAAGACAGAATATTCAGATTTTAAGAAAGCATATTTTTCCGGCGTGGATTTCAGTTCCGAAGGTGTACTTAGAACTCCCATTTTTGATGCGAAAGTTAATGAGTTTTTGGATAAGGTAACAGTTCAAAATCCTGATTCCGTAATTGCATCAATAGATTACCTGTTGACTAGTGCTGAACCCAATGAAGAGATGTATCGCTACCTGCTAGTAACTACATTTCAAAAGTATCAAAATCATAAAATCATGGGGATGGATAAGGTTTTTGTTCACCTGGCTGATGAATACTACCTGAAAGGTAAAGCGCCATGGGCTGGTGACGAAATGATGGAGGAATTGAAAAAGGAAATGGTTTTTCATCGTGACAATCAGATTGGCAACAAGGCACCCCAAATTTATATGCAGGATACCACCGGTGTGACCACTTCACTGTATGATATAAATGAGGATTTTATTATTCTATATTTCTATTCACCCACTTGTGGACATTGTAAGAAGAAAACCCCAGTTCTGAAAGAGGTCTATGAAGAAATGGACGGTATGGCCGAAGTAGTAGCTGTATGTACAGATACCGATGAAGCGGAATGGAAAAAATTCATTAAAGATTTGGATCTCAATTGGCTTAATTACGCTGATTTGGGATACAGGAGCAATTTTAGAGTACAGTATAACGTTAGAAGCACACCTGTGCTTTATATCTTAGATAAGGATAAAACCATCATTGCGAAAAAACTGGATGTTGAACAAGTGAAGGGTTTTATTGAGGAGCAAAAAAGAAGGGCTTCAATCTAA
- a CDS encoding rhomboid family intramembrane serine protease, whose product MAFLMWVSFSYQFYSGTDLGFLGVYPRQVSGLIGIITSPLIHGDLNHIMSNTLPLILLGAALFHFYSRIATTVFYNAYLITGILVWLFGREFYHIGASGVIYALAFFLMLFGLFRGDKKSLFISIITVAVYGGLIYGLMPDNPQTSWESHVFGAGVGASLAFVFRTRKQVD is encoded by the coding sequence ATGGCATTTCTCATGTGGGTCAGTTTTTCCTATCAGTTTTATTCGGGCACAGATCTTGGGTTTCTGGGAGTATATCCTCGGCAAGTCTCAGGTCTAATTGGGATTATTACTTCTCCCTTAATTCATGGAGATCTGAATCACATTATGTCCAACACCTTACCTTTGATTCTATTAGGCGCTGCCCTATTTCATTTTTACAGCAGAATCGCAACGACGGTTTTTTATAATGCCTATTTGATAACGGGGATATTGGTGTGGCTATTTGGACGAGAATTCTATCACATAGGGGCGAGTGGAGTGATTTATGCCCTTGCTTTCTTTCTGATGTTGTTTGGCCTTTTTAGAGGAGACAAAAAATCTTTATTCATCTCAATAATTACCGTAGCAGTATATGGTGGTTTGATTTATGGACTGATGCCTGATAATCCTCAGACCAGCTGGGAATCACATGTTTTTGGGGCAGGAGTAGGGGCTTCTCTGGCTTTTGTTTTTAGGACTAGAAAACAGGTTGATTAG
- a CDS encoding alpha/beta hydrolase, translating into MTRKSQLLILLFTCLSFSMFALSPAAEYSVLPKDMGLKYESYKVNDGDKLSINCWYMPAPGSYKIVIISHDGTRNMGAHLERAKLFVELGFSVLTYDYRGFGGSSTFPIDPYEFIYKEFFDDLNLVIKDSEKRHGKDLVLYGWGLGASISLHQSYLHSSILGTIADDPYVSFAKLDQKFTAINAAMNTPDLGSPYEPYYFVKKDLSDDFRGILYLHGSNNLLVSDSDMNELFERTKYEFKSIHVFKKSARADNFTLNKHEYSRQVYAFALNL; encoded by the coding sequence ATGACACGAAAAAGCCAACTTCTCATATTACTATTCACTTGCCTTTCCTTTTCGATGTTTGCCCTGTCACCAGCAGCAGAGTATAGTGTTCTACCCAAGGATATGGGATTGAAATATGAAAGCTATAAGGTGAATGACGGAGACAAGCTATCAATCAATTGCTGGTACATGCCTGCTCCTGGCAGCTATAAAATTGTAATCATCAGTCATGATGGCACTAGAAACATGGGGGCGCACCTTGAGCGTGCTAAACTGTTCGTAGAATTAGGTTTCAGCGTACTCACCTATGACTATAGAGGTTTTGGTGGCAGCAGCACCTTCCCTATTGATCCATACGAGTTCATCTATAAGGAATTCTTTGATGACCTTAATTTGGTTATCAAAGACTCTGAAAAACGTCATGGTAAAGATCTAGTATTATACGGCTGGGGATTAGGAGCCAGTATTTCTCTTCATCAATCCTACCTTCACTCTTCCATATTAGGCACCATTGCAGATGATCCATATGTCAGTTTTGCCAAGCTGGATCAAAAATTCACGGCGATCAATGCTGCCATGAACACTCCCGATTTAGGTTCACCCTATGAGCCTTATTACTTTGTGAAAAAAGATCTTTCAGATGATTTCCGAGGGATTTTGTATCTGCATGGCAGCAACAACCTTCTTGTTAGTGACAGTGACATGAATGAATTGTTCGAAAGAACCAAGTATGAATTTAAAAGCATACATGTATTCAAGAAATCGGCTCGGGCAGATAATTTCACTTTGAATAAACACGAGTACAGCAGACAGGTTTATGCTTTTGCTCTGAACCTCTAA